Proteins encoded within one genomic window of Oncorhynchus keta strain PuntledgeMale-10-30-2019 chromosome 12, Oket_V2, whole genome shotgun sequence:
- the LOC118391248 gene encoding neurite extension and migration factor-like → MDVFQEPNFSVLAPNLEQINKEDENESHIQDSNLQPDSTAISPTANQPKGGHESERTSLNPFSPLSPTETSEPSITTTTTDDSSSIHAISHTSSCTTKEVSPWALPEDCSNKAAFTIMEVGSVSALSGGDCLMPQSRTCLGCFIETKDATEPEPGLDLGRDYDPCPVSCPDMAMQCMSSGDGIRYGDQLLSDQLLSYPEHKIRAEEKTDDEKSAEDSDSEDATSKSIYEGLLLDKCNGEEALLANSSQDWGCFESFISESKIELLDLCSKNELSVNLFSEEDVDNYMFDDEDEDSTLGSDVCSLKIRYESFQDNVREKTNPIQEETQFNFFPSVVAKKEGEGTVKKGAEGAQVKGEIVEVWAAGEKVDKNNSSSSAEVTPNVSPESSYLFDFNNSTVDSGEYSDDSSCTGSSLDTCQTKQKHCFLSRENSSSSSQLSYGLRSKRKVRYSDDYLYDVDSIESERNTEKKDKQTVGTKKEEDDDWCPKKRRKSSRKEPPVIIKYIIINRFKGEKHMLLKLGKIDTSETTVSLSKDLVHKYQRMAPLKDYWQKRRQEMQEQRMLAAGDKNTFPNGCRRSLNSSLTKRKYRIANRVRIQRIHAVKLSPNLTDHKQEVGAAEDEAACTDMESITTTTSDCAARLDQGSVTGKSRSLEREGKRHGNKTVQIRKFKSEARLRLKKMNEAQREDGKTVIQPQEVGPLSPNQHPDIVYSTAGSPQLCDDSTVSVDPNEKSPFTPAPCSPSSTMTHPVNVNSGLHVIPGGYLQTLLEASDSSSNTGLTYYSQQHQQHPRQQFPHGLSQEENPFTNLQLAQSCVLSPPSESELQQSPSNCSNQMEPNFTHTSWQSEGKHLSFTPDIKPEPSGFSSTISLPMTNNLPLSGYSQVNVDGNRLLYDKAYLPEEPPGLDSGLQVSRSAEEEQVQFHRVTLNTENGRLASYDSMSSLSASSSNYSSMSLKSCEKESEEDVNENFLAHCSPKLVIQQSTDEITPLRESTDLLDISNFTPDKFRHSPLSEMSPPDTPNLSPQVMGTEMRESLGKAREFQGETGDMTLSAPPDGTKWDCNVLPTQNHDGRAINNHQFQFHTFNDNDGTCKVDGPNVFDEQPESIGGRIKGPKSKRKTTSKQKTKAPRALKTEKNKAPRQNSSSSKKLKALLDAKANAKGEESEGLAGLSEDWPLLEEHGGGWADGNNNSPVDDDQREFEEPSNILSNIASGMAEVQRFMKVSIEPLWDPMSGLCQPPDANSLKTKTLKILAGTTANVRKKGGYTTSPVAGRGRKATGMGAKNQAKLIPSNPFFPPLMLDCNMFNKSSLGIPGICGPAHKKMYRHKTGAKFARDENNTGKRDSSKNVALMASYEKLR, encoded by the exons ATGGATGTTTTTCAAGAACCCAACTTTTCTGTGCTGGCTCCAAACCTGGAACAGATCAACAAAGAGGATGAGAATG AATCACACATCCAGGACAGTAATCTGCAGCCAGACAGCACCGCCATCTCACCTACAGCCAATCAACCAAAAGGAGGCCATGAGAGTGAGAGGACCTCACTGAACCCATTCTCACCCCTCAGCCCAACAGAGACCTCTGAGCCCagcatcaccaccactaccactgaTGACTCCTCTTCTATCCATGCCATCTCCCACACCTCCTCTTGCACAACAAAAGAGGTGAGTCCCTGGGCTCTTCCAGAGGACTGTAGTAACAAAGCAGCTTTCACAATAATGGAGGTAGGGAGTGTATCAGCCCTGTCTGGAGGGGACTGCCTCATGCCACAAAGCCGCACATGCCTGGGCTGTTTCATCGAGACCAAGGACGCTACAGAGCCTGAGCCAGGGCTGGACCTGGGCCGGGACTATGacccctgtcctgtctcctgtcctgacatGGCCATGCAGTGCATGAGTTCTGGGGATGGTATCCGCTACGGGGATCAGCTGCTCTCAGACCAGCTACTCAGCTACCCAGAGCACAAGATCAGGGCAGAGGAGAAGACAGATGATGAGAAGTCAGCGGAGGACAGCGACTCGGAGGACGCCACGTCAAAGAGTATCTACGAAGGCCTGCTCCTGGACAAGTGCAATGGTGAGGAGGCTCTACTGGCCAACTCCAGCCAGGACTGGGGCTGCTTTGAGTCCTTTATCAGCGAGAGTAAGATCGAGCTGCTGGACCTCTGCTCTAAGAATGAGCTCTCTGTCAACCTCTTCTCAGAAGAGGACGTAGACAACTACATGTTTGATGATGAGGACGAGGACTCCACCCTGGGCAGTGACGTGTGCTCGCTGAAGATCCGCTACGAGTCCTTCCAGGACAACGTCCGAGAAAAGACCAACCCCATTCAGGAGGAAACCCAGTTCAACTTCTTCCCAAGTGTCGTGGCCAAAAAGGAGGGTGAGGGAACAGTGAAGAAGGGAGCTGAAGGGGCACAGGTGAAGGGAGAGATAGTTGAAGTCTGGGCGGCTGGAGAAAAGGTTGACAaaaacaacagcagcagctctgCTGAGGTGACACCGAATGTCAGTCCAGAGAGCAGCTACCTGTTTGACTTCAACAATTCCACAGTGGACTCTGGAGAGTACAGCGATGACAGCTCCTGTACTGGATCCTCCCTTGACACCTGCCAGACCAAACAGAAACACTGCTTCCTCTCCAGGGAGAACTCCAGCTCCTCCAGCCAGCTGAGCTATGGGCTGAGGTCCAAGAGGAAAGTCAGATACAGCGACGACTATCTGTACGACGTGGATTCTATCGAGAGcgagaggaacacagagaaaaaagACAAGCAGACGGTGGGTACAAAAAAAGAGGAGGATGACGACTGGTGTCCAAAGAAGAGGAGAAAATCCTCACGAAAAGAGCCTCCGGTGATAATCAAATACATCATCATAAACCGATTTAAAGGGGAGAAGCACATGTTATTAAAGCTTGGCAAAATTGACACATCAGAGACAACAGTAAGCTTAAGTAAGGACTTAGTTCATAAGTACCAGAGAATGGCTCCTCTGAAAGACTACTGGCAAAAGAGGCGCCAGGAAATGCAGGAGCAGCGCATGCTGGCTGCTGGtgataaaaacacatttccaaatgGCTGCAGGCGTTCCCTTAATTCGAGCCTGACAAAAAGAAAATACAGGATTGCAAATAGAGTCCGGATTCAAAGAATTCACGCTGTAAAGCTCTCGCCAAACCTCACCGATCACAAGCAAGAGGTGGGCGCAGCTGAGGATGAAGCTGCCTGTACAGATATGGAATCTATAACAACAACGACCTCTGACTGTGCTGCTAGATTAGACCAAGGCAGTGTGACAGGAAAAAGCAGATctctagagagggaggggaaaagacATGGGAATAAGACTGTGCAAATAAGGAAATTTAAAAGCGAGGCCAGACTGAGGTTGAAAAAAATGAACGAGGCTCAGCGGGAGGATGGTAAAACTGTGATACAGCCACAAGAGGTTGGCCCACTATCCCCAAATCAGCACCCTGACATAGTTTACTCCACTGCAGGCAGCCCCCAGCTTTGTGATGACTCCACTGTCAGTGTCGACCCCAATGAAAAGTCCCCTTTTACACCAGCCCCCTGCTCCCCTTCCAGTACAATGACCCATCCTGTAAATGTGAATAGTGGTCTACATGTCATCCCTGGAGGCTACCTGCAGACATTACTAGAGGCCTCTGACTCATCCAGTAACACTGGGCTGACATATTACTCACAGCAGCATCAGCAGCATCCCCGTCAGCAGTTTCCTCATGGCCTCTCCCAGGAGGAGAATCCATTCACTAACCTACAGCTGGCCCAGAGCTGTGTTCTATCCCCACCCTCAGAGTCTGAGCTCCAACAATCTCCCTCTAACTGCTCCAATCAAATGGAGCCAAACTTCACTCACACATCATGGCAGTCTGAAGGTAAACATTTATCATTTACACCTGATATTAAACCTGAACCTTCTGGCTTTTCCAGCACCATTTCTTTGCCAATGACAAACAACTTGCCGTTGTCAGGATATAGTCAAGTCAATGTAGATGGCAACAGACTGCTGTATGATAAGGCATATTTACCTGAGGAGCCACCAGGACTAGACTCAGGCCTACAAGTCAGCCGGTCAGCTGAAGAGGAACAGGTGCAGTTCCATAGAGTCACTCTAAACACAGAGAACGGCAGGCTGGCCAGCTATGACTCTATGAGTTCACTGTCTGCCTCCTCTAGCAACTACAGCTCTATGAGTCTCAAGTCCTGTGAAAAGGAGAGTGAAGAGGATGTGAACGAGAACTTCTTGGCCCACTGCAGTCCCAAACTGGTGATCCAGCAAAGTACCGATGAAATCACTCCCCTCAGGGAGTCTACAGACCTACTGGACATCTCCAACTTCACCCCCGATAAGTTCAGGCACTCGCCGTTGTCAGAGATGTCGCCACCCGACACACCAAATCTCTCCCCACAGGTGATGGGGACAGAAATGAGGGAAAGCCTAGGAAAGGCCAGGGAGTttcagggagagacaggagacatgaCTCTCTCAGCTCCACCTGATGGGACTAAGTGGGACTGTAATGTCCTGCCAACACAAAACCATGATGGCAGAGCGATAAACAATCATCAGTTCCAGTTCCATACTTTCAATGATAATGACGGCACATGTAAGGTTGATGGCCCCAACGTCTTTGATGAGCAACCCGAATCCATCGGAGGTCGAATTAAAGGTCCCAAGTCAAAAAGGAAAACAACCAGTAAACAGAAAACCAAGGCTCCAAGGGCCCTCAAGACAGAGAAGAACAAAGCCCCTAGACAGAATTCTAGTTCATCCAAAAAGCTAAAAGCCCTGCTTGATGCAAAGGCAAATGCAAAAGGTGAAGAAAGTGAAGGCCTTGCTGGACTGTCAGAAGACTGGCCTTTACTGGAGGAGCATGGTGGGGGCTGGGCAGACGGCAACAACAACAGTCCTGTGGATGACGACCAGCGAGAGTTTGAAGAGCCCTCCAACATCCTGTCCAACATAGCCTCTGGGATGGCAGAGGTCCAGAGGTTTATGAAGGTGTCAATTGAGCCACTGTGGGACCCCATGTCTGGACTCTGTCAGCCTCCAGATGCCAACAGCCTTAAAACTAAGACACTTAAAATCCTGGCGGGAACAACAGCTAATGTCAGGAAAAAGGGTGGTTATACCACCTCCCCTGTGGCAGGAAGGGGCAGGAAGGCAACGGGCATGGGAGCCAAAAACCAAGCCAAGTTAATTCCTTCAAACCCCTTCTTCCCCCCTCTCATGCTGGACTGCAACATGTTTAACAAGTCCAGCCTCGGTATACCTGGCATCTGTGGGCCCGCACACAAGAAAATGTACCGTCACAAAACCGGTGCAAAATTTGCTCGAGACGAAAACAATACAGGGAAGCGGGACTCGAGCAAGAACGTAGCTCTGATGGCCTCTTATGAGAAACTGAGGTAA